The following proteins are co-located in the Chloroflexota bacterium genome:
- a CDS encoding cytochrome bc complex cytochrome b subunit, with translation MSILQNVTNEIRTEGLSPWALRQLDVFITRLTTGMNWNDLRGLARGDEPRRPNPRLKVHSESFWFHIKPSFYHESVTKLTYTFRLGLLSTYLFVVEVITGIFLMIYYAPTPERAYGDMLNIISNVPFGQFMRDIHRLAAEAMVIIVVLHMVRTFLTGSYKKPRQFTWLTGVVLLLATLLMSFSGYLLPWDQLAFWAVTIGTSMADKAPPPALGNATKLLLLGAPDIGPSGLLRFYLLHVLLVPLVIIFFFFVHYYKVVRVGISLPSSEEEVGQDTAKRVPADRRKYYLPDVFTDEMMFLGIITFILLALIVFGVYPGAPLEHHANPLKTPLHTEAPWYFLWIQGLLKLGDPTLMGVIVPTIVFGFLFILPYIDFNPSRKAKDRRVALSLFLIASAVFIILSWMGTPWYAVESPPAEEVVQLMLPEEGVGPVREIPWESLTISPEAGLWDTRSQNEGASPEVEEVMELYADFIHEENAAALEKGNAGLRDGYGKMIVENWQDGLKKVTMRVFWTPEGQDEQTFEKPFYIHQDSGYANE, from the coding sequence ATGAGCATACTCCAAAACGTCACCAACGAGATACGAACTGAGGGTCTCTCCCCATGGGCCTTACGCCAGCTGGATGTATTTATCACCAGGCTTACTACTGGCATGAACTGGAACGACCTTCGAGGCCTTGCCCGGGGAGATGAGCCGCGGCGGCCCAATCCCCGCCTGAAAGTGCACTCTGAGTCCTTCTGGTTTCACATCAAACCCAGCTTTTATCATGAATCTGTCACCAAGCTAACCTACACCTTCAGATTGGGGTTATTGAGCACCTACTTGTTTGTCGTCGAGGTCATTACAGGCATTTTCCTCATGATCTATTATGCCCCGACACCGGAACGGGCCTATGGTGACATGCTCAACATCATAAGCAACGTGCCCTTTGGCCAGTTTATGCGGGATATCCATCGTTTGGCGGCTGAGGCCATGGTTATCATCGTGGTGCTTCACATGGTGCGCACCTTTTTGACAGGTTCGTATAAAAAACCCAGGCAGTTTACCTGGTTGACCGGTGTTGTTCTGCTGTTGGCAACACTGCTCATGAGCTTCAGTGGCTATCTATTGCCTTGGGATCAGCTGGCGTTTTGGGCAGTCACCATTGGAACCAGTATGGCCGACAAGGCACCGCCACCTGCCCTGGGCAATGCCACCAAGCTGCTCCTGCTCGGTGCTCCCGATATCGGTCCGAGTGGCCTGTTACGCTTTTATCTTCTCCATGTGCTGCTTGTACCCCTGGTAATCATCTTCTTCTTTTTCGTCCATTACTATAAGGTGGTTCGCGTTGGTATTTCGCTGCCATCCTCTGAAGAGGAGGTCGGTCAGGATACAGCAAAACGTGTCCCCGCTGACAGGCGAAAGTACTATCTGCCCGATGTCTTCACCGATGAGATGATGTTTCTTGGAATCATCACCTTCATTCTCCTGGCGCTCATCGTTTTTGGCGTCTATCCCGGTGCACCGCTGGAGCACCACGCCAATCCACTCAAGACACCTCTTCACACCGAAGCACCCTGGTATTTCCTGTGGATCCAGGGCCTGTTAAAGCTGGGTGATCCCACCCTGATGGGTGTCATTGTGCCGACTATCGTCTTTGGTTTCCTGTTTATCCTGCCCTACATCGACTTCAACCCCAGTCGAAAAGCCAAGGACCGTCGGGTCGCCCTCTCGCTGTTCCTGATTGCGTCAGCTGTCTTTATCATCCTGTCCTGGATGGGCACACCCTGGTATGCCGTTGAGTCACCACCGGCTGAAGAGGTGGTGCAGCTTATGCTACCGGAGGAAGGTGTCGGTCCCGTACGCGAGATCCCATGGGAAAGCCTGACCATTTCCCCCGAGGCCGGGTTATGGGATACCCGATCTCAGAACGAAGGTGCCAGTCCCGAAGTGGAAGAGGTCATGGAACTCTATGCCGACTTTATCCATGAGGAAAACGCCGCGGCCCTTGAGAAGGGCAACGCGGGCCTGAGAGACGGCTATGGCAAGATGATCGTCGAAAACTGGCAGGATGGGTTGAAGAAGGTTACGATGCGTGTGTTCTGGACACCGGAAGGACAGGACGAGCAAACCTTCGAAAAGCCCTTCTACATTCATCAAGACTCCGGCTACGCCAACGAGTAG